A DNA window from Delphinus delphis chromosome 6, mDelDel1.2, whole genome shotgun sequence contains the following coding sequences:
- the PMPCA gene encoding mitochondrial-processing peptidase subunit alpha isoform X1: MAAMVLAATGLLRGSGSWGRSRLRFGAPAYRQFSSGGAYPSIPLSSPLPGVPKPVFATVDGQEKFETRVTTLENGLRVASQNKFGQFCTVGILINSGSRYEAKYLSGIAHFLEKLAFSSTDRFDSKDEILLTLEKHGGICDCQTSRDTTMYAVSADSKGLDTVVGLLADVVLHPRLTDEEIELTRMAVRFELEDLGMRPDPEPLLTEMIHEAAYRENTVGLHRFCPTENIAKIDRSVLHSYLRNYYTPDRMVLAGVGVGHEQLVECARKYLLGTRPAWGSGAAVHVDGSVAQYTGGIVKLERDMSSVSLGPTPFPELTHIMIGLESCSFLEGDFLPFAVLNMMMGGGGSFSAGGPGKGMFTRLYLNVLNRHHWMYNATSYHHSYEDTGLLCIHASADPRQVREMVEIITREFVLMAGTVDVVELERAKTQLMSMLMMNLEARPVIFEDVGRQVLATCSRKLPHELCALIRDVKPEDIKRVASAMLRRKPAVAALGDLSDLPAYEHVQAALANKDGRLPRTYRLFR; encoded by the exons ATGGCGGCTATGGTGCTGGCGGCGACGGGGCTGTTGCGAGGCTCGGGCTCGTGGGGCCGCTCGCGGCTGAG GTTTGGAGCCCCTGCGTACAGGCAGTTCAGTAGTGGCGGTGCCTATCCCAGCATCcccctctcttcccccttgcCCGGAGTACCCAAGCCTGTTTTTGCCACAGTTGATGGACAAGAAAAGTTTGAAACCAGAGTCACCACACTGGAGAATGGGCTTCGTGTGGCGTCCCAAAATAAGTTTGGACAGTTTTGTACAGTAGGAA tTCTTATTAACTCTGGATCAAGATATGAAGCAAAATATCTCAGTGGAATTGCTCACTTTTTGGAAAAATTGGCATTTTCG TCTACTGATCGATTTGACAGCAAAGATGAAATTTTGCTTACCTTGGAGAAGCACGGGGGTATTTGTGATTGCCAGACATCAAG AGACACCACCATGTATGCCGTGTCTGCTGATTCCAAAGGCCTGGACACGGTAGTTGGCTTGCTGGCAGACGTGGTCCTGCACCCCAGGCTAACAG ATGAAGAAATCGAGCTGACGCGTATGGCTGTCCGGTTTGAGCTGGAGGACCTCGGCATGCGGCCCGACCCGGAGCCCCTTCTCACGGAGATGATTCACGAG gCCGCCTACAGGGAGAACACAGTTGGCCTCCACCGCTTCTGCCCTACGGAGAACATAGCAAAGATCGATCGATCGGTGCTTCACTCCTACCTGAGAAACTACTACACCCCGGACCGCATGGTgctggccggggtgggggtggggcacgaGCAGCTGGTGGAATGCGCCCGGAAGTACCTGCTGGGCACCCGCCCTGCCTGGGGCAGTGGGGCGGCCGTGCACGTGGACGGATCGGTGGCACAGTACACGGGGGGCATCGTCAAG CTGGAAAGGGACATGTCCAGTGtcagcctgggccccaccccGTTCCCTGAGCTCACGCACATCATGATTGGCCTGGAGAGCTGTTCCTTCTTG GAGGGGGACTTCCTCCCTTTCGCGGTGCTGAACATGATGATGGGCGGCGGCGGCTCCTTCTCGGCCGGCGGGCCCGGCAAGGGCATGTTCACCAGGCTCTACCTCAACGTGCTCAACAG GCACCACTGGATGTACAATGCGACCTCCTACCACCACAGCTACGAGGACACAGGCCTCCTGTGCATTCACGCCAGCGCCGACCCCAGACAG GTTAGAGAAATGGTGGAAATCATCACGAGAGAGTTTGTTTTAATGGCTGGAACTGTGGATGTG GTGGAGCTGGAGCGGGCCAAGACGCAGCTCATGTCCATGCTCATGATGAACCTGGAGGCCAGGCCCGTCATCTTCGAGGACGTGGGGAGGCAGGTGCTGGCCACCTGCTCCAGGAAGCTGCCCCACGAGCTGTGTGCGCTCATCC GCGATGTGAAGCCAGAGGACATCAAGAGAGTTGCTTCTGCAATGCTCCGCAGGAAGCCCGCAGTGGCCGCCCTGGGGGACCTGAGCGATCTGCCGGCGTACGAGCACGTCCAGGCGGCACTGGCGAATAAGGACGGGCGCCTGCCCAGGACGTACCGGCTCTTCCGGTAG
- the PMPCA gene encoding mitochondrial-processing peptidase subunit alpha isoform X2: MAAMVLAATGLLRGSGSWGRSRLRFGAPAYRQFSSGGAYPSIPLSSPLPGVPKPVFATVDGQEKFETRVTTLENGLRVASQNKFGQFCTVGILINSGSRYEAKYLSGIAHFLEKLAFSSTDRFDSKDEILLTLEKHGGICDCQTSRDTTMYAVSADSKGLDTVVGLLADVVLHPRLTDEEIELTRMAVRFELEDLGMRPDPEPLLTEMIHEAAYRENTVGLHRFCPTENIAKIDRSVLHSYLRNYYTPDRMVLAGVGVGHEQLVECARKYLLGTRPAWGSGAAVHVDGSVAQYTGGIVKLERDMSSVSLGPTPFPELTHIMIGLESCSFLEGDFLPFAVLNMMMGGGGSFSAGGPGKGMFTRLYLNVLNRHHWMYNATSYHHSYEDTGLLCIHASADPRQVREMVEIITREFVLMAGTVDVKSCFFSWIRSGTNKQILYTHYTWRRAQTRVCTRTRTGTYTHTAAEKRSV; the protein is encoded by the exons ATGGCGGCTATGGTGCTGGCGGCGACGGGGCTGTTGCGAGGCTCGGGCTCGTGGGGCCGCTCGCGGCTGAG GTTTGGAGCCCCTGCGTACAGGCAGTTCAGTAGTGGCGGTGCCTATCCCAGCATCcccctctcttcccccttgcCCGGAGTACCCAAGCCTGTTTTTGCCACAGTTGATGGACAAGAAAAGTTTGAAACCAGAGTCACCACACTGGAGAATGGGCTTCGTGTGGCGTCCCAAAATAAGTTTGGACAGTTTTGTACAGTAGGAA tTCTTATTAACTCTGGATCAAGATATGAAGCAAAATATCTCAGTGGAATTGCTCACTTTTTGGAAAAATTGGCATTTTCG TCTACTGATCGATTTGACAGCAAAGATGAAATTTTGCTTACCTTGGAGAAGCACGGGGGTATTTGTGATTGCCAGACATCAAG AGACACCACCATGTATGCCGTGTCTGCTGATTCCAAAGGCCTGGACACGGTAGTTGGCTTGCTGGCAGACGTGGTCCTGCACCCCAGGCTAACAG ATGAAGAAATCGAGCTGACGCGTATGGCTGTCCGGTTTGAGCTGGAGGACCTCGGCATGCGGCCCGACCCGGAGCCCCTTCTCACGGAGATGATTCACGAG gCCGCCTACAGGGAGAACACAGTTGGCCTCCACCGCTTCTGCCCTACGGAGAACATAGCAAAGATCGATCGATCGGTGCTTCACTCCTACCTGAGAAACTACTACACCCCGGACCGCATGGTgctggccggggtgggggtggggcacgaGCAGCTGGTGGAATGCGCCCGGAAGTACCTGCTGGGCACCCGCCCTGCCTGGGGCAGTGGGGCGGCCGTGCACGTGGACGGATCGGTGGCACAGTACACGGGGGGCATCGTCAAG CTGGAAAGGGACATGTCCAGTGtcagcctgggccccaccccGTTCCCTGAGCTCACGCACATCATGATTGGCCTGGAGAGCTGTTCCTTCTTG GAGGGGGACTTCCTCCCTTTCGCGGTGCTGAACATGATGATGGGCGGCGGCGGCTCCTTCTCGGCCGGCGGGCCCGGCAAGGGCATGTTCACCAGGCTCTACCTCAACGTGCTCAACAG GCACCACTGGATGTACAATGCGACCTCCTACCACCACAGCTACGAGGACACAGGCCTCCTGTGCATTCACGCCAGCGCCGACCCCAGACAG GTTAGAGAAATGGTGGAAATCATCACGAGAGAGTTTGTTTTAATGGCTGGAACTGTGGATGTG AagtcttgctttttttcctggATCAGAAGTGGCACCAATAAGCAGATTCTATATACACACTACACGTGGAGGCGTGCCCAgacacgtgtgtgcacacgcacgcgcacaggCACGTACACGCACACAGCAGCAGAGAAGCGCAGCGTGTGA
- the ENTR1 gene encoding endosome-associated-trafficking regulator 1 isoform X2 — protein sequence MAGYARRPGVAPLSRARSLVIPDAPAFYERRSCLPQLDCERPQARDLESHFFGIRPTFMCYVPSPVLASVGDTGEKLGDLEEANPFSFKEFLKSKNLGLSKEDTDSRIYSKEATRHSLGLGRSSPTSQAMGYGLEHQQPFFEDPTGAGDLLDEDEDEGWDGAYLPSAVEQTHSSRVAASTSPCSTYVSFFSNPSELVGPESLPPCMLSDSDSRVSPAGSPSTDFTVHGESLGDRHLRTLQISYEALKDENSKLRRKLTEVQSFSETQTEMVRTLERKLEAKMIKEESDYHDLESVVQQVEQNLERMTKRAVKAENHVLKLKQEISLLQAQVSNFKHENEALRSGQGASLAVVKQNTDVALQNLRVVMNNARASVKQLVSGAETLNLVAEILKSIDRISEIKDQGEES from the exons ATGGCGGGCTACGCGCGTCGCCCCGGCGTCGCCCCGCTGTCCCGGGCCCGGAGCCTCGTCATTCCGGACG CTCCCGCGTTCTATGAGCGCCGGTCTTGTCTCCCCCAGCTAGACTGTGAGCGCCCCCAAGCCAGGGACCTGGAGTCCCACTTCTTCGGCATTCGGCCGACGTTTATGTGCTATGTGCCCAGTCCGGTGCTAGCTTCCGTGGGAGACACAG GTGAGAAACTTGGAGATCTTGAAGAGGCAAATCCATTCTCCTTTAAAGAGTTTCTGAAAAGCAAGAACCTTGGCCTGTCGAAAGAGGATACTGACAGCAGAATTTATTCAAAG GAAGCCACGAGGCACTCGCTGGGACTCGGCCGcagctcccccacctcccaggccaTGGGGTATGGCCTGGAGCATCAGCAGCCGTTTTTCGAAGACCCGACGGGGGCTGGCGACCTCCtggacgaggacgaggacgaaGGGTGGGACGGGGCCTACCTGCCGTCTGCCGTGGAGCAGACCCACTCCTCCAGGGTTGCCGCCAGCACGTCGCCCTGCAGCACCTATGTCTCCTTTTTCTCCAACCCGTCGGAGCTGGTGGGGCCTGAGTCTCTGCCTCCGTGCATGCTGAGCGACTCCGACTCCCGCGTCTCCCCAGCCGGGAGCCCCAGCACCGACTTCACAGTCCACGGAGAGTCTCTGGGGGACAGGCACCTTCGGACGCTGCAGATAAGTTACGAAGCA ctgaaagatgaaaattctaaGCTAAGAAGAAAGCTGACCGAGGTTCAGAGCTTCTCTGAAACTCAAACAGAAAT GGTGAGGACGCTCGAGCGGAAGTTAGAAGCGAAAATGATCAAGGAGGAGAGTGACTACCATGACCTGGAGTCGGTGGTGCAGCAGGTGGAGCAGAATCTGGAGCGCATGACC AAACGGGCAGTAAAGGCCGAAAATCATGTCCTAAAACTGAAACAGGAAATCAGCTTGCTCCAG GCGCAGGTCTCTAACTTCAAGCACGAGAACGAAGCCCTGCGGTCAGGCCAGGGTGCCAGCCTGGCAGTGGTGAAGCAGAACACCGACGTGGCCCTGCAGAACCTCCGCGTCGTCATGAACAACGCGCGCGCCTCCGTCAA GCAGCTGGTTTCTGGAGCTGAAACATTGAATCTTGTTGCTGAAATCCTTAAATCTATAGACAGAATTTCTGAAATTAAAGATCAGGGGGAGGAGTCTTGA
- the ENTR1 gene encoding endosome-associated-trafficking regulator 1 isoform X1: MAGYARRPGVAPLSRARSLVIPDAPAFYERRSCLPQLDCERPQARDLESHFFGIRPTFMCYVPSPVLASVGDTDLGYGKGKGTMHGPSGAQNTHFGGEKLGDLEEANPFSFKEFLKSKNLGLSKEDTDSRIYSKEATRHSLGLGRSSPTSQAMGYGLEHQQPFFEDPTGAGDLLDEDEDEGWDGAYLPSAVEQTHSSRVAASTSPCSTYVSFFSNPSELVGPESLPPCMLSDSDSRVSPAGSPSTDFTVHGESLGDRHLRTLQISYEALKDENSKLRRKLTEVQSFSETQTEMVRTLERKLEAKMIKEESDYHDLESVVQQVEQNLERMTKRAVKAENHVLKLKQEISLLQAQVSNFKHENEALRSGQGASLAVVKQNTDVALQNLRVVMNNARASVKQLVSGAETLNLVAEILKSIDRISEIKDQGEES; this comes from the exons ATGGCGGGCTACGCGCGTCGCCCCGGCGTCGCCCCGCTGTCCCGGGCCCGGAGCCTCGTCATTCCGGACG CTCCCGCGTTCTATGAGCGCCGGTCTTGTCTCCCCCAGCTAGACTGTGAGCGCCCCCAAGCCAGGGACCTGGAGTCCCACTTCTTCGGCATTCGGCCGACGTTTATGTGCTATGTGCCCAGTCCGGTGCTAGCTTCCGTGGGAGACACAG ATTTGGGCTATGGAAAGGGGAAAGGCACTATGCACGGTCCATCAGGAGCCCAGAACACACACTTTGGAG GTGAGAAACTTGGAGATCTTGAAGAGGCAAATCCATTCTCCTTTAAAGAGTTTCTGAAAAGCAAGAACCTTGGCCTGTCGAAAGAGGATACTGACAGCAGAATTTATTCAAAG GAAGCCACGAGGCACTCGCTGGGACTCGGCCGcagctcccccacctcccaggccaTGGGGTATGGCCTGGAGCATCAGCAGCCGTTTTTCGAAGACCCGACGGGGGCTGGCGACCTCCtggacgaggacgaggacgaaGGGTGGGACGGGGCCTACCTGCCGTCTGCCGTGGAGCAGACCCACTCCTCCAGGGTTGCCGCCAGCACGTCGCCCTGCAGCACCTATGTCTCCTTTTTCTCCAACCCGTCGGAGCTGGTGGGGCCTGAGTCTCTGCCTCCGTGCATGCTGAGCGACTCCGACTCCCGCGTCTCCCCAGCCGGGAGCCCCAGCACCGACTTCACAGTCCACGGAGAGTCTCTGGGGGACAGGCACCTTCGGACGCTGCAGATAAGTTACGAAGCA ctgaaagatgaaaattctaaGCTAAGAAGAAAGCTGACCGAGGTTCAGAGCTTCTCTGAAACTCAAACAGAAAT GGTGAGGACGCTCGAGCGGAAGTTAGAAGCGAAAATGATCAAGGAGGAGAGTGACTACCATGACCTGGAGTCGGTGGTGCAGCAGGTGGAGCAGAATCTGGAGCGCATGACC AAACGGGCAGTAAAGGCCGAAAATCATGTCCTAAAACTGAAACAGGAAATCAGCTTGCTCCAG GCGCAGGTCTCTAACTTCAAGCACGAGAACGAAGCCCTGCGGTCAGGCCAGGGTGCCAGCCTGGCAGTGGTGAAGCAGAACACCGACGTGGCCCTGCAGAACCTCCGCGTCGTCATGAACAACGCGCGCGCCTCCGTCAA GCAGCTGGTTTCTGGAGCTGAAACATTGAATCTTGTTGCTGAAATCCTTAAATCTATAGACAGAATTTCTGAAATTAAAGATCAGGGGGAGGAGTCTTGA
- the ENTR1 gene encoding endosome-associated-trafficking regulator 1 isoform X3, with the protein MAGYARRPGVAPLSRARSLVIPDGEKLGDLEEANPFSFKEFLKSKNLGLSKEDTDSRIYSKEATRHSLGLGRSSPTSQAMGYGLEHQQPFFEDPTGAGDLLDEDEDEGWDGAYLPSAVEQTHSSRVAASTSPCSTYVSFFSNPSELVGPESLPPCMLSDSDSRVSPAGSPSTDFTVHGESLGDRHLRTLQISYEALKDENSKLRRKLTEVQSFSETQTEMVRTLERKLEAKMIKEESDYHDLESVVQQVEQNLERMTKRAVKAENHVLKLKQEISLLQAQVSNFKHENEALRSGQGASLAVVKQNTDVALQNLRVVMNNARASVKQLVSGAETLNLVAEILKSIDRISEIKDQGEES; encoded by the exons ATGGCGGGCTACGCGCGTCGCCCCGGCGTCGCCCCGCTGTCCCGGGCCCGGAGCCTCGTCATTCCGGACG GTGAGAAACTTGGAGATCTTGAAGAGGCAAATCCATTCTCCTTTAAAGAGTTTCTGAAAAGCAAGAACCTTGGCCTGTCGAAAGAGGATACTGACAGCAGAATTTATTCAAAG GAAGCCACGAGGCACTCGCTGGGACTCGGCCGcagctcccccacctcccaggccaTGGGGTATGGCCTGGAGCATCAGCAGCCGTTTTTCGAAGACCCGACGGGGGCTGGCGACCTCCtggacgaggacgaggacgaaGGGTGGGACGGGGCCTACCTGCCGTCTGCCGTGGAGCAGACCCACTCCTCCAGGGTTGCCGCCAGCACGTCGCCCTGCAGCACCTATGTCTCCTTTTTCTCCAACCCGTCGGAGCTGGTGGGGCCTGAGTCTCTGCCTCCGTGCATGCTGAGCGACTCCGACTCCCGCGTCTCCCCAGCCGGGAGCCCCAGCACCGACTTCACAGTCCACGGAGAGTCTCTGGGGGACAGGCACCTTCGGACGCTGCAGATAAGTTACGAAGCA ctgaaagatgaaaattctaaGCTAAGAAGAAAGCTGACCGAGGTTCAGAGCTTCTCTGAAACTCAAACAGAAAT GGTGAGGACGCTCGAGCGGAAGTTAGAAGCGAAAATGATCAAGGAGGAGAGTGACTACCATGACCTGGAGTCGGTGGTGCAGCAGGTGGAGCAGAATCTGGAGCGCATGACC AAACGGGCAGTAAAGGCCGAAAATCATGTCCTAAAACTGAAACAGGAAATCAGCTTGCTCCAG GCGCAGGTCTCTAACTTCAAGCACGAGAACGAAGCCCTGCGGTCAGGCCAGGGTGCCAGCCTGGCAGTGGTGAAGCAGAACACCGACGTGGCCCTGCAGAACCTCCGCGTCGTCATGAACAACGCGCGCGCCTCCGTCAA GCAGCTGGTTTCTGGAGCTGAAACATTGAATCTTGTTGCTGAAATCCTTAAATCTATAGACAGAATTTCTGAAATTAAAGATCAGGGGGAGGAGTCTTGA